A genomic window from Desulfovibrio legallii includes:
- the folP gene encoding dihydropteroate synthase, with translation MTKNNGAAVVTAAAWHIMGGRALTTPAPFGVMGIVNLTPDSFYDGGRHPSGPAGLAHALKLQAQGADILDLGAESSRPGAAAVEPQDELARLLPVLAGLRRLAPTAVLSVDTYHAATAAAVLDMGAAIINDISACAFDPALLDVLVQYRPGYVLMHSQGRPDTMQRDPRYTDVRREVAAFFEREMNRLVRAGLPENRIVLDPGIGFGKTLEHNLTLLAHPEDWLALGRPVLMGLSMKSVFGGLLGLPATARGTATDTATALLRARGVFWHRVHRVAAARHSLAVATALTARP, from the coding sequence ATGACGAAAAATAACGGTGCAGCCGTGGTCACGGCTGCGGCCTGGCACATCATGGGGGGGAGGGCGTTGACCACGCCCGCCCCCTTCGGCGTCATGGGCATTGTCAATCTCACGCCCGATTCTTTTTATGACGGCGGCCGGCACCCTTCCGGACCCGCGGGCCTGGCCCATGCCCTGAAGCTCCAGGCCCAGGGGGCGGATATCCTGGACCTGGGCGCGGAGTCCTCCCGCCCCGGCGCAGCCGCCGTGGAGCCGCAGGACGAGCTCGCCCGTCTTTTGCCCGTGCTGGCCGGGCTGCGCCGCCTGGCCCCCACGGCCGTCCTCTCCGTGGATACGTACCACGCCGCCACCGCGGCCGCCGTGCTGGACATGGGCGCGGCCATCATCAACGACATCTCGGCCTGCGCCTTTGACCCGGCTCTGCTGGACGTGCTGGTGCAGTACAGGCCCGGCTATGTGCTCATGCACAGCCAGGGGCGGCCCGACACCATGCAGCGCGACCCGCGCTATACGGATGTGCGGCGTGAGGTTGCGGCGTTTTTTGAGCGGGAAATGAACCGCCTGGTGCGCGCCGGGCTGCCGGAAAACCGGATTGTGCTGGACCCTGGCATCGGCTTCGGCAAGACGCTGGAGCACAACCTTACCCTGCTGGCCCACCCCGAAGACTGGCTGGCCCTGGGCCGTCCCGTGCTCATGGGGCTTTCCATGAAATCCGTGTTCGGCGGCCTGCTGGGCCTTCCCGCCACGGCCAGGGGCACGGCCACGGATACGGCCACGGCCCTTTTGCGGGCGCGGGGCGTCTTCTGGCACCGGGTGCACCGGGTGGCGGCGGCGCGGCACAGCCTTGCCGTGGCCACCGCCCTGACCGCCAGGCCGTAA
- the ftsH gene encoding ATP-dependent zinc metalloprotease FtsH translates to MNQISRNLMLWAIIVLAMVMLFNMFQQPQGVMQRVPYSDFLSQVDNGQVMSVTIQGHTLTGRTADGKTVQTYAPQDLGLVNRLIEKKVEVKAEPPEEQPWYMTLLVSWFPMLLLVGVWIFFMRQMQSGGGKAMSFGRSRARMLNQDSARVTFADVAGVDEAKEELQEVVEFLSNPKKFTRLGGRIPKGVLLVGPPGTGKTLLARAVAGEAGVPFFSISGSDFVEMFVGVGASRVRDLFVQGKKNAPCLIFIDEIDAVGRQRGAGLGGGHDEREQTLNQLLVEMDGFESNEGVILIAATNRPDVLDPALLRPGRFDRQVVVPTPDLRGRRRILEVHTKRTPLAADVDLEVLARGTPGFSGADLENLVNEAALQAAKLNQERLDMRDFEYAKDKVLMGRERRSLILSEEEKRITAYHEGGHALCARLLPGSDPVHKVTIIPRGRALGVTMQLPEEDRHGYSRSYLRNNLVVLLGGRVAEEIIFDDITTGASNDIERVTKLARKMVCEWGMSEAVGTLAIGETGEEVFIGREWVQNKNFSEDTARLVDSEVKRIVEEAHSRCLKLLQDNVETLHRIAAALLERETITGEDLDLLLDNKELPPLDSNGKPIKTAAPEGKGNAPAGHDGQPQAAAAPAKDADFTLEPDTAAPAGHDGPDDAPQPHDTKGPGSNDEK, encoded by the coding sequence TTGAACCAGATAAGCCGCAACCTGATGCTCTGGGCGATTATCGTCCTGGCGATGGTCATGCTTTTCAATATGTTCCAGCAGCCGCAGGGCGTCATGCAGCGGGTGCCGTATTCTGACTTCCTCAGTCAGGTGGATAACGGACAGGTCATGTCCGTGACCATTCAGGGGCACACCCTTACCGGCAGGACCGCGGACGGCAAAACCGTGCAGACTTATGCGCCGCAGGATCTGGGCCTGGTCAACCGGCTTATCGAGAAAAAGGTTGAGGTCAAGGCCGAGCCGCCGGAAGAGCAGCCCTGGTACATGACCCTGCTGGTTTCCTGGTTCCCCATGTTGCTGCTGGTGGGCGTATGGATTTTTTTCATGCGTCAGATGCAGAGCGGCGGCGGCAAGGCCATGAGCTTCGGCCGCTCCCGCGCGCGCATGCTTAACCAGGACAGCGCGCGCGTCACTTTTGCCGACGTGGCCGGGGTGGACGAAGCCAAGGAAGAGCTCCAGGAAGTGGTGGAGTTTCTCTCCAACCCCAAAAAATTTACCCGCCTGGGCGGGCGCATACCCAAGGGCGTGCTGCTGGTGGGCCCTCCCGGCACGGGCAAGACCTTGCTGGCCCGCGCCGTGGCGGGCGAGGCCGGCGTGCCGTTTTTTTCCATTTCCGGCTCGGATTTTGTGGAGATGTTTGTGGGCGTGGGCGCTTCGCGCGTGCGCGACCTCTTTGTCCAGGGCAAAAAGAACGCGCCGTGTCTTATCTTTATTGACGAAATCGACGCCGTGGGCCGCCAGCGCGGCGCTGGCCTCGGCGGTGGTCACGATGAGCGGGAACAGACCCTGAACCAGCTCCTGGTGGAGATGGACGGCTTTGAAAGCAATGAGGGCGTCATCCTCATCGCCGCTACCAACCGTCCGGACGTGCTGGATCCGGCCCTGCTGCGCCCCGGCCGGTTTGACCGCCAGGTGGTGGTGCCCACCCCTGACCTGCGCGGCCGTCGCCGCATCCTTGAAGTTCACACCAAGCGCACCCCTCTGGCCGCCGATGTGGACCTGGAAGTGCTGGCCCGCGGCACGCCGGGCTTTTCCGGCGCGGATCTGGAAAATCTGGTCAATGAGGCGGCCCTGCAGGCGGCTAAGCTCAATCAGGAGCGCCTGGACATGCGCGATTTTGAGTACGCCAAGGACAAAGTGCTCATGGGCCGCGAGCGCCGCAGCCTGATTCTCTCGGAGGAAGAAAAGCGCATCACCGCCTATCACGAGGGCGGGCACGCCCTGTGTGCGCGTCTGCTGCCCGGATCCGACCCGGTGCACAAGGTCACCATCATCCCGCGTGGGCGGGCCCTGGGTGTGACCATGCAGCTGCCGGAAGAAGACCGCCACGGCTACTCGCGCTCGTATCTGCGCAATAATCTGGTGGTGCTGCTGGGCGGCCGCGTGGCGGAAGAAATCATTTTTGACGACATCACCACCGGCGCCTCCAACGATATTGAGCGCGTCACCAAGCTGGCCCGCAAAATGGTCTGCGAGTGGGGCATGAGCGAAGCCGTGGGCACGCTCGCCATCGGCGAAACGGGCGAGGAAGTCTTCATCGGCCGCGAATGGGTGCAGAACAAGAATTTCAGCGAAGACACCGCCCGCCTGGTGGATTCCGAAGTCAAGCGCATTGTGGAGGAAGCCCACAGTCGCTGCCTCAAACTCCTGCAGGACAATGTGGAGACCCTCCACCGCATTGCCGCCGCCCTGCTGGAGCGTGAAACCATCACCGGCGAAGACCTTGACCTTTTGCTGGATAACAAGGAGCTGCCCCCTTTGGACAGCAACGGCAAGCCCATCAAAACGGCCGCCCCGGAAGGCAAGGGCAACGCCCCCGCAGGGCACGACGGCCAGCCCCAGGCGGCCGCAGCGCCCGCCAAGGACGCGGACTTTACCCTGGAACCGGACACTGCCGCCCCCGCAGGGCACGACGGCCCCGACGACGCCCCGCAGCCGCACGACACCAAAGGGCCCGGAAGCAATGACGAAAAATAA
- a CDS encoding Ppx/GppA phosphatase family protein, which yields MNLQTVAAVDVGSNAVRCLISDVRRFQPDKAVKKCAYLRIPLRLGADVFARGRISEEKKTLFREAMLALLHLMRAYSVDHYRICATSAMRDAANGLDLLAAVKDDTGLEMSIVSGLEEAEILFEANVFSRCLRTGEAALYIDVGGGSTEVVLARAGRLVEAFSFQLGTLRLLAGAVAAEERRRFTRELRRLAAEWRPRSIIATGGNINKAAKLLDKKEDRLTSVAELRALHAALEGLDVEARMSRFRLNSYRADVIVPALEIFLKAADTAGVMQFAIPKIGLVDGIVRHMCLHADARPTLSPPAPIAP from the coding sequence ATGAATCTGCAGACTGTGGCCGCGGTGGACGTGGGGTCCAACGCCGTGCGCTGCCTGATCAGCGATGTGCGTCGGTTTCAGCCCGACAAAGCGGTAAAAAAGTGCGCCTACCTGCGCATCCCGTTGCGGCTGGGGGCGGACGTGTTTGCCCGAGGGCGCATTTCCGAAGAGAAAAAAACGCTTTTTCGTGAGGCTATGCTGGCCCTGCTGCACCTGATGCGGGCCTATAGCGTGGACCACTACCGGATCTGCGCTACCAGCGCCATGCGCGACGCTGCTAACGGGCTGGATCTGCTGGCCGCCGTCAAGGACGACACCGGGCTTGAGATGAGCATCGTCTCCGGCCTTGAGGAAGCGGAAATTCTGTTTGAGGCCAATGTGTTTTCCCGCTGTCTGCGCACGGGGGAGGCGGCCCTGTATATAGATGTGGGCGGCGGCAGCACGGAGGTGGTCCTCGCCCGCGCCGGACGGCTGGTGGAGGCCTTCTCGTTTCAGCTCGGCACGCTGCGGCTGCTGGCCGGGGCTGTGGCAGCGGAAGAGCGCCGCCGCTTTACGCGCGAGCTGCGCCGCCTGGCGGCGGAATGGCGGCCCCGCAGCATCATTGCTACGGGCGGGAATATTAATAAAGCCGCTAAACTTCTTGATAAAAAGGAAGATCGCCTCACCAGCGTGGCGGAGTTGCGCGCCCTGCACGCCGCCCTGGAAGGCCTGGACGTGGAGGCGCGGATGTCCAGGTTCCGGCTCAACAGCTATCGGGCGGACGTCATCGTGCCCGCGCTGGAGATTTTTTTGAAAGCTGCGGATACGGCGGGCGTAATGCAGTTTGCGATTCCCAAAATCGGCCTTGTGGACGGCATCGTCCGGCATATGTGCCTGCATGCGGACGCGCGCCCGACGCTGAGCCCACCTGCCCCCATTGCACCGTAA
- the ppk1 gene encoding polyphosphate kinase 1, with amino-acid sequence MNNRELSWLCFNERILQEARDPATPLVQRLRFLGIFSSNQDEFIRVRVAALVRLCRARDARRPVLMGGFSPQEALRRVNEKVAAGQAAFAATYAEVVKTLEEQGIRMRDESRLTTGQEIFCRAYFTDVIKPQLVPLILNRSARLPFLQDSHIYHAVKMCPTDKKKARYAILRIPVSAACPRFVELPSPSGCHDIIFVDDIIRLCLDNIFFMFSYTSIAAYTFKVMRDAELSLDDDVSKSLIEKMEEGLEHRLRGRPVRLIYDRGMPEDLLVLLTSKLSLKNSELDPGGRHHMMRSLMHFPRVRPDLESNVPPPLAHPDLKPFSSILRVVKKKDVLLHFPYHAFNHLVDFLGEAAIDPKVTAISITLYRTAEQSRVINALINAAQNGKRVTAFVELLARFDEERNVKTVDALRQGGVHIIHSLKDLKVHCKLVLVERAEGRCTRGYVYIGTGNFNEDTARLYSDVGLLTADSAFAEDARRIFSVLQASHKPLACTDLVVSPYNMRNFFRRLVEVEIKNAKAGLPAYIFLKLNSLTDEGMIRLLYKAGAAGVEVRLIVRGACCLKPQAQGLSENIWAVSIVDTFLEHARILIFCNNEEEKVYISSADWMPRNLDRRIEVAAPVRCPQLARTLRDIFAIQWSDNVKARALDEGCCNRYHTGLTAVPCRSQTLIYDYYARKNLRRSAPAVQERASAAVRKRAASRKGARP; translated from the coding sequence ATGAACAATCGTGAACTGAGCTGGCTATGCTTCAATGAACGTATTCTGCAGGAAGCCAGAGATCCGGCTACGCCGCTGGTGCAGCGGCTGCGCTTTCTCGGCATCTTTTCCAGCAATCAGGACGAATTCATCAGGGTGCGGGTGGCGGCCCTTGTGCGTCTGTGCCGGGCCAGAGATGCGCGGCGTCCGGTGCTGATGGGCGGATTCAGCCCGCAGGAGGCCCTGCGCCGCGTCAATGAAAAAGTCGCCGCGGGGCAGGCGGCCTTTGCCGCTACCTATGCGGAAGTTGTGAAGACCCTGGAAGAGCAGGGCATCCGCATGCGGGACGAGAGTCGGCTGACCACCGGGCAAGAGATTTTTTGCCGCGCCTATTTTACCGACGTCATCAAGCCGCAGCTCGTGCCCCTGATCCTCAACCGCAGCGCCAGGCTGCCCTTCCTGCAGGACAGCCACATCTACCACGCCGTCAAAATGTGCCCGACGGACAAGAAAAAAGCGCGTTATGCCATCCTCCGCATCCCTGTCAGCGCCGCCTGCCCCCGCTTTGTGGAGCTGCCTTCCCCATCGGGCTGCCATGACATCATTTTTGTGGACGACATCATCCGCCTTTGTCTGGACAATATCTTTTTTATGTTCAGCTACACGTCTATTGCCGCCTATACGTTCAAGGTGATGCGGGACGCCGAGCTTTCACTGGACGACGACGTCTCCAAAAGCCTGATCGAAAAAATGGAAGAAGGGCTGGAGCACCGCCTGCGCGGCAGGCCTGTGCGCCTGATCTATGATCGGGGCATGCCGGAAGACCTGCTTGTCCTGCTGACCTCAAAACTCAGCCTGAAGAACAGCGAGCTCGATCCTGGCGGCAGGCACCATATGATGCGCAGCCTGATGCACTTTCCCCGCGTACGGCCTGACCTGGAAAGCAACGTGCCGCCCCCTTTGGCGCACCCTGACCTGAAGCCGTTTTCCAGCATCCTCCGGGTAGTCAAAAAGAAGGACGTGCTGCTGCACTTCCCCTACCATGCCTTCAACCATCTGGTAGATTTTTTGGGAGAAGCGGCCATAGACCCCAAGGTAACGGCCATCAGCATCACCCTCTACCGCACGGCAGAGCAGTCCCGCGTCATCAATGCGCTGATCAACGCGGCCCAGAACGGCAAGCGCGTCACGGCCTTTGTGGAGCTGCTGGCCCGCTTTGACGAGGAGCGCAACGTCAAGACTGTAGATGCGCTGCGGCAGGGGGGCGTGCACATCATCCACAGCCTCAAGGATCTTAAGGTGCACTGCAAACTGGTGCTGGTGGAGCGCGCCGAAGGCCGGTGCACACGGGGATACGTCTATATCGGCACCGGCAATTTTAACGAAGATACGGCCCGGCTCTACAGCGACGTTGGCCTGCTCACCGCCGATTCCGCCTTTGCCGAGGACGCGCGTCGCATCTTCAGTGTGCTGCAAGCCTCGCACAAGCCGCTGGCGTGTACAGATTTGGTGGTATCCCCCTACAATATGCGTAATTTTTTCCGCAGATTGGTAGAAGTGGAGATCAAAAACGCTAAGGCCGGGCTGCCGGCGTATATTTTTCTTAAGCTCAACAGCCTTACGGACGAGGGCATGATCCGTCTACTGTACAAAGCCGGGGCCGCCGGCGTGGAGGTGCGGCTTATCGTGCGCGGGGCCTGCTGCCTCAAGCCGCAGGCCCAGGGTTTGAGCGAAAATATCTGGGCTGTCAGCATTGTGGACACATTTCTGGAGCACGCCCGCATCCTCATCTTTTGCAATAACGAGGAGGAAAAGGTCTATATCTCCAGCGCGGATTGGATGCCCAGGAACCTGGATCGGCGCATAGAGGTTGCGGCCCCGGTGCGTTGCCCCCAGCTGGCGCGGACCCTGCGGGATATTTTTGCCATACAATGGTCGGACAACGTCAAGGCCAGGGCGCTTGATGAAGGCTGCTGCAACAGATACCATACAGGCCTTACGGCGGTGCCCTGTCGTTCGCAGACCCTGATCTATGACTATTATGCCCGCAAAAACCTGCGGCGGAGCGCGCCCGCCGTTCAGGAGCGGGCGTCAGCCGCCGTCCGGAAGCGCGCTGCAAGCCGGAAGGGGGCGCGCCCATGA
- a CDS encoding methyltransferase domain-containing protein: MGYFSNINAELLEKIPVTAESVLEIGCAGGRFGAAFLARHPGAVYVGVELSAPVAAEAARRLPTVLVGDIEEEATVKAAAAAAPPGGYAVLVLGDVLEHLRDPWRTLASLRGLLRPDGLCAACIPNVAHWSVALALLQGRWNYEESGLLDRTHLRFFTLESIAGLFKKAGFAALEVAPRILWPEKTAPALQGLKAAAVGLGLDPETVQRNAAAYQWLVRGCNAAPPPPLSVAALGLREQGGVTRARVDAPLSALSTRPGVRVAYGHASLELPADMRPGVYIFHRYFLHEAGMQRRLEELIAAGWVVISEIDDDPHHWPQYVDSDFYAFRAVHAVTCSTPLLADMLRPCNPNIFVLPNAASRLEPCTQATPKDGARCRIFFGAFNRQEDWAAMAPTLYPALRALGEAVELVMVNDQDLYADLPAGIPKTFHPRLRHHDYMRVLASCDLALLPLNETAFNKFKSDLKFVECCAAGVVPVCSPLVYASRPEHREIGVFVPPEGDWGKAVRNLCRNPDDLAARKKRGLDYVARQRMFHHQTAAREALYRRLLQARPQLEAQRRARLAAWRAAQKEHEEGGNAGVDKGNI; the protein is encoded by the coding sequence ATGGGATATTTCAGCAATATCAATGCAGAACTTCTGGAAAAAATCCCTGTCACTGCTGAAAGCGTACTGGAGATCGGCTGCGCCGGCGGCAGGTTCGGCGCGGCCTTTCTGGCGCGGCACCCTGGGGCCGTCTATGTGGGCGTGGAGCTCTCGGCCCCTGTGGCGGCAGAGGCCGCCCGCCGTCTGCCCACAGTGCTTGTCGGCGACATCGAAGAAGAGGCAACGGTAAAGGCGGCGGCGGCCGCCGCCCCGCCAGGGGGCTATGCAGTGCTGGTGCTGGGCGACGTTCTGGAACACCTGCGCGACCCTTGGCGCACGCTGGCCAGCCTGCGCGGCCTGCTGCGGCCGGATGGCCTCTGCGCGGCCTGCATCCCCAATGTGGCGCACTGGTCCGTCGCCCTGGCGCTCTTGCAAGGCCGGTGGAACTACGAAGAAAGCGGCCTTCTGGACCGCACCCATCTGCGCTTTTTTACCCTGGAATCCATAGCCGGGCTGTTCAAAAAAGCCGGCTTCGCCGCCCTGGAAGTCGCCCCCCGCATCCTGTGGCCGGAAAAAACCGCCCCGGCCCTGCAAGGCCTGAAGGCCGCCGCCGTGGGCCTTGGCCTTGATCCGGAAACCGTGCAGCGCAACGCCGCCGCCTACCAATGGTTGGTGCGGGGGTGCAACGCCGCGCCCCCACCGCCTTTGAGCGTGGCCGCGCTGGGGCTGCGGGAACAGGGCGGCGTCACCCGGGCGCGCGTTGACGCGCCCCTTTCGGCCCTGTCCACCCGCCCCGGCGTACGAGTGGCCTACGGACACGCCAGCTTGGAGCTGCCCGCGGACATGCGGCCCGGCGTATACATCTTTCACCGCTACTTTCTGCATGAGGCGGGCATGCAGCGCAGGCTGGAGGAGCTTATCGCCGCAGGCTGGGTCGTTATTTCGGAAATTGACGACGATCCCCACCACTGGCCGCAGTATGTGGATTCGGATTTTTACGCCTTTCGGGCGGTACACGCCGTCACCTGCAGCACGCCCCTCCTGGCGGATATGCTGCGTCCCTGCAACCCCAATATTTTTGTGCTGCCCAACGCCGCATCCCGTCTGGAGCCTTGCACCCAGGCCACCCCCAAGGACGGCGCGCGTTGCCGAATCTTTTTCGGGGCCTTCAATCGCCAGGAAGACTGGGCCGCCATGGCCCCTACCCTCTACCCCGCTCTGCGTGCCCTTGGCGAAGCCGTGGAGCTGGTTATGGTCAACGATCAGGACCTTTACGCCGACCTGCCCGCCGGCATCCCCAAAACCTTCCACCCGCGCCTGCGCCACCACGACTACATGCGCGTGCTGGCCAGCTGTGACCTGGCCCTGCTGCCCCTCAACGAAACTGCCTTCAACAAGTTCAAGTCTGACTTGAAGTTTGTGGAATGTTGCGCCGCGGGTGTCGTGCCCGTCTGCTCTCCCCTGGTCTACGCTTCCCGCCCAGAACACCGCGAAATCGGCGTCTTTGTTCCTCCGGAAGGCGATTGGGGCAAAGCCGTGCGGAACCTCTGCCGCAACCCGGACGACCTAGCCGCCCGCAAAAAGCGCGGCCTGGACTATGTGGCGCGCCAACGCATGTTCCACCACCAGACAGCAGCGCGCGAAGCCCTCTACCGCCGTCTGCTCCAGGCCCGTCCGCAGCTGGAGGCCCAGCGCCGCGCCCGCCTGGCCGCCTGGCGGGCGGCACAGAAAGAACATGAGGAAGGGGGGAACGCTGGCGTGGACAAAGGGAACATTTGA
- a CDS encoding serine hydrolase domain-containing protein has protein sequence MTTIHTRAKRAWPPLWPLLCGVLLLASCAPRGGVSPDAHPKARAVVNALGAAYAARPEIAGLSLAVLRKGEETPICAAFGSACLENAVPMTPETRCKIGSVTKVYTAALIHRLMEEGRLAPHTPLSRFFPDFPYGGIITVQHLLEHTSGLADMLQLAPVRADLTRAFSAEEIMRMAGKEPLAFAPGTRQAYCNTGYVILALLTEKITGQTYAAQVRKMFVEGLGMRGLVVGEDAAVTPRLACGYTRLNGQFRLPLAASISVALGTGDLVATPADVVRLVNLDRMLQKDVFATLPLAPLVLPDGQEALSPVQEEGYSTSELDGCTFFRFTDPPLEVLGKLGLFPGFGTVYMYDRQTRCAVAVSVNNEKATPLAVALAVDVLRALRRAQ, from the coding sequence GTGACTACTATCCATACTCGTGCCAAACGCGCCTGGCCGCCGCTATGGCCCCTGCTGTGCGGCGTACTCCTGCTGGCTTCCTGCGCGCCGCGCGGCGGCGTCAGCCCGGATGCTCACCCAAAGGCGCGTGCCGTGGTCAATGCTCTGGGCGCGGCATACGCCGCCCGACCGGAAATAGCCGGGCTTTCGCTGGCCGTGCTGCGCAAAGGTGAAGAAACGCCCATATGCGCCGCCTTTGGCAGCGCCTGCCTGGAAAACGCCGTGCCCATGACCCCGGAAACGCGCTGCAAAATCGGGTCCGTCACCAAGGTGTACACGGCAGCCCTCATCCACCGCCTTATGGAGGAGGGCAGGCTTGCCCCCCATACGCCTTTGTCCCGTTTCTTTCCGGACTTTCCCTACGGTGGGATCATTACGGTGCAGCACTTGCTGGAACACACTTCGGGCCTTGCGGACATGCTGCAGCTTGCCCCTGTGCGCGCCGACCTGACCCGCGCCTTTTCGGCTGAAGAAATCATGCGTATGGCCGGCAAGGAGCCTCTGGCTTTTGCGCCGGGCACGCGGCAGGCATACTGCAATACGGGCTACGTTATTCTGGCCCTTCTGACGGAGAAAATCACGGGGCAAACCTACGCGGCGCAGGTGCGAAAAATGTTTGTGGAAGGCCTGGGCATGCGCGGCCTTGTCGTCGGGGAAGACGCTGCCGTAACGCCCCGGCTGGCCTGCGGCTACACCCGCCTGAACGGGCAGTTCCGTCTGCCCCTGGCGGCCAGCATTTCCGTGGCCCTGGGCACGGGCGACCTTGTGGCCACGCCCGCAGATGTGGTGCGCCTTGTCAATCTGGACCGCATGTTGCAAAAAGACGTATTTGCGACACTGCCCCTGGCGCCCCTGGTCCTGCCCGACGGCCAGGAGGCTCTGTCCCCCGTGCAGGAGGAAGGCTACAGCACCAGCGAACTGGACGGCTGCACCTTTTTCCGCTTCACGGATCCGCCGTTGGAAGTGCTGGGCAAGTTGGGCCTCTTTCCCGGCTTCGGCACGGTCTATATGTATGACCGGCAAACGCGCTGCGCCGTAGCTGTGAGCGTGAATAACGAAAAGGCCACTCCCCTGGCCGTGGCCCTGGCGGTGGACGTGCTGCGCGCTCTGCGGCGCGCGCAATGA